The following are from one region of the Hydrogenophaga sp. BPS33 genome:
- the fahA gene encoding fumarylacetoacetase: MELNHTHDANTRSWLESANAPGTDFPIQNLPFGVFRRRGSNEAFRGGVAIGDQVIDLAAVARGNAVSGTAAQAANACASDALNDLLAMGPAAWRALRHALFDLLKTGASGPGVTTLRESLVPQAEVEHRVPTRIGDYTDFYTSIHHARNVGRVIRPDNPLTPNFQWIPIAYHGRASSVVISGTAFRRPMGQARAPGMEAPVYGACKRLDYELEMGFYVGPGNAMGTPIPLAEAEQHIFGMCLLNDWSARDHQFWEMDPLGPFLGKNFCTTVSPWIVTMEALAPYRVPFAHPADEPQPLAYLDSPANSAQGGVDVQLEVRLESREHRTRGVAADRLSATSFKHQYWTIAQMLAQHTVNGCNLQSGDLLGTGTISGPTPSEAGAIVELSAGGTRDVPLPGIGGARRFLEDGDTVILRGWCEKPGAARIGFGESRGEVLPAIGS, from the coding sequence ATGGAACTGAACCACACACACGACGCCAACACCCGCAGCTGGCTCGAATCGGCCAACGCGCCGGGCACGGACTTTCCGATCCAGAACCTGCCCTTCGGCGTGTTCCGCCGCCGGGGATCGAACGAGGCGTTTCGCGGTGGCGTGGCCATTGGCGACCAGGTGATCGACCTGGCCGCGGTCGCGCGCGGCAATGCCGTCTCGGGCACGGCCGCGCAGGCCGCGAATGCTTGCGCGAGCGATGCGTTGAATGACCTTCTGGCGATGGGCCCTGCCGCTTGGCGGGCATTGCGCCACGCGCTGTTCGACTTGCTCAAGACGGGCGCCAGCGGTCCTGGTGTGACCACGCTGCGCGAGAGCCTGGTGCCGCAGGCCGAGGTGGAGCACCGCGTGCCCACGCGCATCGGCGACTACACCGACTTCTACACCTCGATCCACCACGCGCGCAACGTGGGCCGCGTGATCCGCCCGGACAACCCGCTCACGCCCAACTTCCAGTGGATCCCGATCGCGTACCACGGCCGCGCCTCCAGCGTGGTGATCAGCGGCACGGCGTTTCGCCGCCCCATGGGCCAGGCGCGCGCGCCGGGCATGGAAGCCCCGGTGTACGGCGCGTGCAAGCGGCTGGACTACGAGCTGGAGATGGGCTTCTACGTCGGCCCGGGCAACGCCATGGGCACGCCGATTCCGCTGGCCGAAGCCGAGCAGCACATCTTCGGCATGTGCCTGCTCAACGACTGGTCCGCGCGCGACCACCAGTTCTGGGAAATGGATCCGCTCGGGCCTTTCCTGGGCAAGAACTTCTGCACCACGGTCTCGCCCTGGATCGTGACGATGGAAGCGCTGGCGCCCTACCGCGTGCCCTTCGCCCACCCGGCCGACGAGCCACAGCCGCTGGCCTACCTCGACAGCCCGGCCAACAGCGCGCAAGGCGGCGTGGACGTGCAACTCGAAGTGCGGCTCGAATCGCGCGAACACCGCACACGCGGCGTCGCCGCCGACCGGCTCTCGGCCACGAGCTTCAAGCACCAGTACTGGACCATCGCGCAGATGCTGGCGCAACACACGGTGAACGGCTGCAACCTGCAGTCCGGCGACCTGCTGGGCACGGGCACCATCTCCGGCCCCACGCCGTCCGAAGCGGGCGCGATCGTGGAACTCAGCGCCGGCGGCACGCGCGACGTGCCCCTGCCGGGCATCGGCGGCGCGCGGCGTTTCCTGGAAGACGGCGACACGGTGATCCTGCGCGGCTGGTGCGAGAAGCCGGGCGCGGCGCGCATCGGCTTTGGGGAAAGCCGGGGTGAGGTGCTGCCGGCCATCGGTTCCTGA
- a CDS encoding cyclase family protein, producing MPRKFVDLSIYLENDVVSDPPAFAPKIQYFDHKNSFEQMAPFFPGLKQEDLPDGDVWAVEMVQLSTHNGTHLDAPYHFHSTMDKALGEKKPAITIDEVPLEWCFQPGVKLDFRHFADGYVVTAADVEAELARIGHTLTPLEIVVVNTRAGSRYGHNDFVSAGCGMGYEATMYLLERGVRLTGTDAWSWDAPFVYTAEKYAATQDAGLIWEGHKAGRDIGYCHIEKLHNLESLPPTGFFISCFPHKIRGASAGWTRAVAIFDDALTA from the coding sequence ATGCCCCGCAAATTCGTCGACCTGTCCATCTATCTTGAAAACGACGTGGTGAGCGACCCGCCCGCGTTCGCGCCCAAGATCCAGTACTTCGACCACAAGAACTCGTTCGAGCAGATGGCCCCGTTCTTCCCCGGCCTGAAACAGGAAGACCTGCCCGACGGCGACGTCTGGGCGGTGGAAATGGTGCAACTGTCCACGCACAACGGCACGCACCTGGACGCGCCCTACCACTTCCACAGCACCATGGACAAGGCGCTGGGCGAGAAGAAGCCGGCCATCACCATCGACGAGGTGCCGCTGGAGTGGTGCTTCCAGCCGGGCGTGAAGCTGGACTTTCGCCACTTCGCCGACGGCTATGTGGTGACCGCCGCCGATGTCGAGGCCGAACTCGCGCGCATCGGCCACACGCTCACGCCGCTGGAGATCGTGGTGGTGAACACGCGCGCCGGTTCGCGCTATGGCCACAACGACTTCGTCTCGGCCGGCTGCGGCATGGGCTACGAGGCCACCATGTATTTGCTGGAGCGCGGCGTGCGCCTGACCGGCACCGACGCCTGGAGCTGGGACGCGCCCTTCGTCTATACCGCCGAGAAATACGCCGCCACACAGGACGCCGGCCTGATCTGGGAAGGCCACAAGGCCGGGCGCGACATCGGCTACTGCCACATCGAGAAGCTGCACAACCTGGAGAGTCTGCCGCCCACGGGCTTCTTCATTTCCTGCTTCCCGCACAAGATCCGCGGCGCCTCCGCTGGCTGGACGCGCGCGGTCGCCATCTTCGACGACGCTCTCACCGCATGA
- a CDS encoding glutathione S-transferase family protein: protein MLELYNAPISTCSQKVRMSLAEKQLDWVDHRLIFSNFDQLKPEYLKLNPNGVVPTLVHDGGVVVDSSVINEYLEDVFPERPLRPSNKVELAHMRAWRQYIDEVPTPSIRYPSFNAYFVMKYSGYTDEQFREHAERLPVRRDFYLQMGRTGFPQEEVDAAVRRLRDTLERMERALEKTEWLAHDSFTLADISVMPSIVRMEDLSLQGQWKDLPRVTDWYRRLQARPAFATTYYPGTRDLGPTC from the coding sequence ATGCTCGAGCTCTACAACGCCCCCATCTCCACCTGCAGCCAGAAGGTGCGCATGTCGCTCGCCGAGAAACAGCTGGACTGGGTGGACCACCGCCTGATCTTCAGCAACTTCGACCAGCTCAAACCGGAGTACCTGAAGCTGAACCCGAACGGCGTCGTGCCCACGTTGGTCCACGACGGCGGCGTGGTGGTGGACTCCTCGGTCATCAACGAATACCTGGAAGACGTGTTCCCCGAGCGGCCCCTGCGCCCGTCCAACAAGGTCGAGCTGGCGCACATGCGAGCCTGGCGGCAGTACATCGATGAAGTGCCCACGCCATCGATCCGCTACCCCTCCTTCAACGCCTATTTCGTCATGAAGTACAGCGGCTACACCGACGAGCAATTCCGCGAGCATGCCGAGCGCCTGCCGGTGCGGCGCGACTTTTACCTCCAGATGGGCCGCACCGGCTTTCCACAAGAAGAGGTGGACGCTGCCGTGCGCCGCCTGCGCGACACGCTTGAGCGCATGGAGCGCGCGCTAGAGAAAACCGAATGGCTGGCGCACGACAGCTTCACGCTGGCCGACATCAGCGTCATGCCCAGCATCGTGCGCATGGAAGACCTGTCGCTGCAAGGCCAATGGAAAGACCTGCCGCGCGTGACCGACTGGTACCGACGGCTGCAGGCGCGCCCCGCCTTCGCCACCACCTACTACCCCGGCACACGGGACCTCGGCCCCACCTGCTGA
- a CDS encoding SMP-30/gluconolactonase/LRE family protein has product MTAPAPNPLDGFVVDRAAIRYAGRDLQRPECILAERDGTLWAADARGGVTRIAADGTQRFVGQRADTAFASVDAATAEAFETKFTQGTLPNGLAFNAEGEILISNFGTDCLEVMARDGRTRTLVDRIDGMPIGKVNFVLRDRRNRIWLTVSTRVNPWTAAAARRVKDGYIAVIDEHGLRVVAEGFHFTNEVRLDAREEWLYIVETTGPHITRMRLDESAAAGVRLTDREVFGPSHLGGPPDGIAFDSFGNLWCTLVMVDQLIALTPQGDKRLLLDDSNGEPARALVQRMQDGTASAEDMQRAHGSIAPWMASITFGGPDLRTVYLGSLLGTRIPYFQSPVAGLPMVHWDAAR; this is encoded by the coding sequence ATGACCGCGCCCGCCCCCAACCCGCTCGACGGCTTTGTAGTGGACCGCGCGGCAATCCGCTACGCCGGCCGGGACCTGCAACGACCCGAGTGCATCCTGGCCGAGCGCGACGGCACGCTATGGGCGGCCGATGCGCGCGGCGGCGTGACGCGCATCGCCGCCGACGGTACGCAGCGGTTCGTGGGACAGCGCGCCGACACGGCGTTTGCCAGCGTCGACGCGGCCACCGCCGAGGCATTCGAAACCAAGTTCACGCAAGGCACGCTGCCCAACGGCCTGGCCTTCAACGCCGAGGGCGAGATCCTGATCTCCAACTTCGGCACCGACTGCCTGGAGGTGATGGCACGCGACGGCCGCACCCGCACCCTGGTGGACCGCATCGACGGCATGCCCATCGGCAAGGTCAACTTTGTGCTGCGCGACCGGCGCAACCGCATCTGGCTCACCGTCTCGACCCGCGTGAACCCCTGGACCGCCGCCGCCGCGCGCCGCGTGAAAGACGGCTACATCGCGGTGATCGACGAACACGGCCTGCGCGTGGTGGCCGAGGGTTTTCACTTCACCAACGAGGTGCGGCTGGATGCGCGCGAGGAATGGCTCTACATCGTCGAGACCACCGGCCCTCACATCACACGCATGCGGCTTGACGAGTCCGCCGCTGCGGGCGTGCGACTCACCGACCGCGAAGTCTTCGGCCCTTCGCACCTGGGCGGCCCGCCCGACGGCATCGCCTTCGACAGCTTCGGCAACCTCTGGTGCACGCTGGTGATGGTCGACCAGTTGATCGCCCTCACGCCGCAAGGCGATAAGCGCCTGTTGCTGGACGACAGCAACGGCGAGCCGGCCCGTGCACTGGTGCAACGCATGCAGGACGGCACCGCCAGCGCCGAAGACATGCAGCGCGCGCACGGGAGCATTGCGCCTTGGATGGCCAGCATCACCTTCGGCGGGCCCGACCTGCGCACGGTGTACCTGGGCAGCCTGCTGGGCACGCGCATCCCGTATTTCCAGTCCCCAGTCGCGGGGCTGCCCATGGTGCACTGGGACGCTGCACGTTAA
- a CDS encoding TRAP transporter large permease: MSSVTIALGSLVLMLVFIYAGMHVSITLGLLSFIGVWLIRDDAGIAANLLAQAVSDSIASHIFGVVPLFVLTGFLVAYADVGKDAFEVANQAFRRIRGGLGVATVAANAVFAAITGISIASAAVFTRVAVPQMLRFGYEPKFAVGVVAGSSVLGMLIPPSLLMILYGFLSDQSVGDLFTAGIVPGLLLAVAYALVIVAMAYLRPGMVYRDAVPQAVDDGELMPLGEMVKKIVPIVVLIGSILGGIYTGLFTATEAGAVGALVALVIAVMRRKLTLRSFWGVLTETGHVTVSVSFLIICANIYTRMLAMSGTPQAMLEWMSAAGFGVVAFLVIYVLIVVLLGTIIDSASILLIVLPLMLPLAVQFDLNLIWFGVVTVVAVEIGLLTPPFGLSIYVIKSTLGKTLDISLGEIFRGTAPFTLTMLAVLALLMAFPQISLVLLK; this comes from the coding sequence ATGAGCAGCGTCACCATTGCCCTGGGCTCGCTGGTGTTGATGTTGGTGTTCATCTACGCCGGCATGCACGTCTCCATCACCCTCGGGCTGCTCAGCTTCATCGGGGTCTGGTTGATCCGCGACGACGCTGGCATCGCCGCCAACTTGCTCGCGCAGGCGGTGAGCGACTCCATCGCCAGCCACATCTTCGGCGTGGTGCCGCTGTTTGTGCTCACCGGTTTTCTGGTGGCATACGCCGATGTCGGCAAGGACGCGTTCGAGGTCGCCAACCAGGCGTTCCGACGCATCCGCGGCGGCCTGGGCGTGGCCACCGTGGCGGCCAACGCGGTGTTCGCCGCGATCACCGGTATTTCCATTGCCTCGGCCGCGGTGTTCACCCGCGTGGCGGTGCCGCAGATGCTGCGCTTCGGCTACGAGCCCAAGTTCGCGGTCGGGGTGGTGGCTGGCTCGTCGGTGCTGGGCATGTTGATCCCGCCCAGCCTGCTGATGATCCTCTACGGCTTTCTGTCCGACCAGTCCGTGGGCGATCTGTTCACCGCGGGCATCGTGCCCGGCTTGCTGCTGGCCGTGGCCTACGCGCTGGTCATTGTCGCGATGGCCTACCTGCGCCCGGGCATGGTCTACCGCGACGCGGTGCCGCAGGCGGTGGACGACGGTGAGCTCATGCCGCTGGGCGAGATGGTCAAGAAGATCGTGCCCATCGTGGTACTGATCGGCTCCATCCTGGGCGGCATCTACACCGGCCTGTTCACCGCTACCGAGGCCGGCGCGGTCGGCGCGCTGGTGGCGCTGGTGATCGCCGTGATGCGGCGAAAGCTCACGCTGCGCAGCTTCTGGGGCGTGCTGACCGAGACCGGCCATGTCACCGTGTCGGTGAGTTTCCTGATCATCTGCGCCAACATCTACACCCGCATGCTGGCCATGAGCGGCACGCCGCAGGCGATGCTGGAATGGATGTCGGCCGCCGGCTTCGGCGTGGTCGCATTCCTGGTGATCTACGTGCTGATCGTGGTCCTGCTGGGCACCATCATCGACTCGGCGTCGATCCTGCTGATCGTGTTGCCGCTGATGCTGCCGCTGGCGGTGCAGTTCGACCTGAACCTGATCTGGTTCGGCGTGGTCACCGTGGTGGCGGTGGAGATCGGGCTGCTCACACCGCCGTTCGGGCTCAGCATCTACGTCATCAAGAGCACGCTCGGCAAGACGCTGGACATCAGCCTGGGCGAGATCTTCCGCGGCACCGCGCCGTTCACGCTCACCATGCTGGCGGTGCTCGCGCTGCTGATGGCGTTCCCGCAGATCAGCCTGGTGTTGCTCAAATGA
- a CDS encoding TRAP transporter small permease subunit encodes MSELPVRQADAPPAEGAGASDSYGAALPFGLHRLFGVMNALGTLWILALMVLINLDVFGRNLLSAPVRGVTELVSLSIVGIVFLQLSDTLRTGRFTRADILLDRLKRTRPALNDALHALFHAVGLALMVVILLASWEPLVESIRIREYVGAIGDFQAPVWPVRLITLVGLTATALCFGLLAWMDLRRLARRRQPGATA; translated from the coding sequence GTGAGCGAACTCCCTGTACGGCAGGCCGATGCGCCGCCTGCCGAAGGAGCGGGCGCGTCCGACTCCTACGGCGCCGCCCTGCCCTTCGGCCTGCACCGGCTGTTCGGCGTCATGAACGCCCTGGGTACCCTGTGGATTCTGGCGCTGATGGTGCTGATCAACCTCGATGTGTTCGGCCGCAACCTGCTCAGCGCGCCCGTGCGCGGCGTCACCGAGCTGGTGTCGCTGTCCATCGTGGGCATCGTGTTCCTGCAGTTGAGCGACACCTTGCGCACCGGCCGCTTCACACGCGCCGACATCCTGCTCGATCGGCTCAAGCGCACCCGCCCCGCGCTGAACGATGCACTGCATGCACTGTTCCACGCCGTGGGCCTGGCGCTGATGGTGGTCATCCTGCTGGCGAGCTGGGAGCCGCTGGTGGAATCGATCCGCATCCGCGAATACGTCGGCGCCATTGGCGACTTCCAGGCACCGGTGTGGCCGGTGCGTCTGATCACGCTGGTGGGCTTGACGGCCACGGCGCTGTGCTTCGGGCTGCTGGCGTGGATGGATCTGCGCCGCCTGGCCCGCCGCCGCCAACCGGGAGCCACGGCATGA
- a CDS encoding C4-dicarboxylate TRAP transporter substrate-binding protein — protein MKNHALKPCLLLAALALSAGAAQAQQVIKLTAAAGHPPVFLWVKTLDEVFIPEVDKKLAAAGGKYKIEWTKAYGGTLVKLGGESKGVADGVADVGVVSTLFEAAKFPMQNVSYYTPFGTDRIDLVSKTIADMQKSIPSMADAWTKNGLVYLGGMALDSYHIWSKFPITKYEDLNGKKISAPGPAANWIRGTGAVGVAGTLNSYYEDIKSGVSDGAAVFTTGAAAAKLHEVAPYITKVNFGSQFAGGIAINKRRFDRMPPEVQKAIREAGDAWTAQYATAQTALMEARMKEMSAAGAKISELSDAERKRWADALSPVAKTWAADAQSKGLPAQDVLNAYMAGLIRAGAKVPRDWSK, from the coding sequence ATGAAGAACCACGCCCTCAAACCCTGTTTGCTCCTTGCCGCACTGGCCCTGTCGGCTGGCGCCGCGCAGGCGCAGCAGGTCATCAAGCTCACCGCCGCCGCTGGCCATCCACCGGTGTTCCTGTGGGTCAAGACGCTGGACGAGGTGTTCATTCCCGAGGTGGACAAGAAGCTCGCCGCCGCCGGGGGCAAGTACAAGATCGAGTGGACCAAGGCCTACGGCGGCACCTTGGTGAAGTTGGGCGGCGAGTCCAAGGGCGTGGCCGATGGCGTGGCCGATGTGGGCGTGGTCAGCACGCTGTTCGAGGCCGCCAAGTTTCCGATGCAGAACGTGTCGTACTACACGCCCTTCGGCACCGACCGCATCGACCTGGTGAGCAAGACCATCGCGGACATGCAAAAGAGCATTCCGTCCATGGCCGACGCCTGGACCAAGAACGGTCTGGTCTACCTGGGTGGCATGGCGCTGGACTCGTACCACATCTGGTCCAAGTTCCCGATCACCAAATACGAGGATCTCAACGGCAAGAAGATCAGTGCGCCGGGCCCGGCGGCCAACTGGATCCGCGGTACCGGAGCGGTGGGCGTGGCCGGTACGCTCAACTCATACTACGAAGACATCAAGTCCGGCGTGTCCGACGGTGCGGCGGTGTTCACCACGGGCGCCGCAGCGGCCAAACTGCACGAGGTGGCGCCCTACATCACCAAGGTCAACTTCGGCTCCCAGTTCGCTGGCGGCATTGCCATCAACAAGCGCCGCTTCGACCGCATGCCACCGGAGGTGCAAAAGGCGATCCGCGAGGCCGGCGATGCATGGACCGCGCAGTACGCCACGGCGCAGACCGCGCTGATGGAAGCGCGCATGAAGGAAATGAGCGCGGCCGGCGCCAAGATCAGCGAGCTGAGCGATGCCGAGCGCAAGCGCTGGGCCGACGCGCTCTCACCGGTGGCCAAGACCTGGGCCGCCGATGCACAGAGCAAAGGCCTGCCCGCGCAGGACGTGCTCAATGCCTACATGGCCGGCCTGATCCGCGCTGGCGCGAAGGTGCCACGCGACTGGAGCAAATAA
- a CDS encoding TetR/AcrR family transcriptional regulator, producing MSSAHPPTKTARSAKGGKLAPRPDRKQAILLAAERLFAQSGYHAVSIRQIAEEASVPLALVGYYYGQKHELFHAIFEHWRDTVNERLALLAAARNGPRDAQTLERMVSAFVEPVMRMRASAEGEYYALLVARELAYRTPDADRVLADYFDPMAHAFIDALHDACPNSSRADAAWAYQFALGALIHHMSDSRIERLSHGENTPCDPRVTARLIRFITAGVQATLGTGAPPPRSRSSSSTTTRSTTTRRRT from the coding sequence ATGTCCAGCGCCCACCCGCCCACCAAGACCGCACGAAGCGCCAAAGGTGGCAAGCTGGCGCCACGCCCCGATCGCAAGCAGGCCATCCTGCTCGCGGCCGAACGCCTGTTCGCGCAGTCCGGTTACCACGCAGTGAGCATCCGCCAGATCGCCGAGGAGGCCTCGGTGCCACTGGCGCTGGTGGGCTACTACTACGGCCAGAAACACGAACTCTTCCACGCGATCTTCGAACACTGGCGCGACACGGTGAACGAGCGCCTGGCCTTGCTCGCCGCAGCCCGCAACGGCCCGCGCGACGCGCAGACCCTGGAGCGCATGGTGAGCGCCTTTGTCGAACCGGTGATGCGCATGCGGGCCAGCGCCGAGGGCGAGTACTACGCGTTGCTGGTCGCGCGCGAACTCGCTTACCGCACGCCCGACGCCGACCGCGTGCTGGCCGACTACTTCGATCCGATGGCGCACGCCTTCATCGACGCGCTGCACGACGCCTGCCCCAACAGCAGCCGCGCCGACGCCGCATGGGCGTACCAGTTCGCCTTGGGCGCACTGATCCACCACATGAGCGACTCGCGCATCGAGCGCCTGTCGCACGGTGAGAACACGCCCTGCGACCCGCGCGTCACCGCGCGCCTGATCCGCTTCATCACCGCCGGCGTGCAGGCCACGCTGGGCACCGGCGCACCGCCTCCCCGTTCCCGTTCAAGCAGTTCCACGACAACCCGTTCCACGACAACCCGGAGACGCACATGA
- a CDS encoding acetoacetate--CoA ligase codes for MATSHPTPSYLPQIRLYQQWLAEHRGLQFDHYDALWRWSTTDLDGFWQSIWDYFDLQSPTPHTAVLAKNVMPGAQWFTGARVNYAQQVLRHVGQAHEAGFAAVIGRDEKGRRTELGWPELRRQVASLAQHLQAQGVQPGDRVAAYLPNIPEAMVAFLATVSIGGVWSICAPDMGTNAVLDRFRQIEPVVLIACDGVRHAGRDHDRLGVVAELRAALPSVRHVLLHTHLAESEEAQAAALQAAAPCTRLVAATARDDAATAAFEPLWLPFDHPLWIVYSSGTTGLPKPIVHGHGGTVLVGIALMCLHNDVGCSYQANSWGERFHWYSSTGWVMWNAQTSGLLNGTTCVIYDGNPGGSKDKPDWTTLWRFAAEEGVSFFGAGAAFFANCLKSGVDLAACGDLSPVRALGTTGSPLSEDAQRWGTEQFRRIARNAAQQDIWWCNISGGTDFAGAFIGGNRELPQTPGRMQCRLLGCAVEAWNEQGQPVIDEVGELVCAQPIPSMPLYFVGDTDHQRLIGSYFDAYPPGQGRKPGGGDLGEEAGAVWRHGDWLRIHADGSCVIYGRSDATINRHGLRMGTSELYSAVEALPEVLDSMVVDLEYLGRESYMPLFVVLRDGVALDDAMQQRIHDRIKTALSPRFVPNAIFQVPEIPRTLSGKKQELPIKKLLLGQPLEKVINREAMANPGSLDWYLRFAAERAATVKPVG; via the coding sequence ATGGCGACATCCCACCCCACCCCGTCCTACCTGCCCCAGATCCGTCTGTACCAGCAATGGCTCGCCGAACACCGCGGCCTGCAGTTCGACCACTACGACGCGCTTTGGCGCTGGTCCACCACCGACCTCGACGGCTTCTGGCAAAGCATCTGGGACTATTTCGATCTGCAGTCGCCCACGCCGCACACGGCCGTGCTCGCAAAGAACGTGATGCCCGGTGCCCAATGGTTCACCGGTGCGCGCGTGAACTATGCGCAGCAGGTGTTGCGCCATGTGGGGCAGGCGCACGAAGCGGGATTCGCGGCGGTGATCGGTCGCGACGAGAAGGGTCGACGCACCGAGCTCGGCTGGCCCGAGTTGCGCCGCCAGGTGGCCTCGCTCGCGCAGCACCTGCAGGCGCAAGGCGTGCAGCCGGGCGACCGCGTGGCGGCCTACCTGCCCAACATCCCCGAAGCCATGGTCGCCTTTCTCGCGACGGTCTCGATCGGGGGTGTGTGGAGCATCTGCGCGCCGGACATGGGCACGAACGCCGTGCTCGACCGCTTTCGCCAGATCGAACCCGTGGTGCTGATCGCCTGCGATGGCGTGCGCCACGCCGGGCGCGACCACGACCGGCTGGGTGTGGTGGCCGAACTTCGCGCCGCGCTGCCCAGCGTGCGCCACGTGCTGCTGCACACCCACCTGGCCGAGAGCGAAGAGGCGCAGGCCGCTGCGCTGCAAGCCGCCGCGCCCTGCACCCGGTTGGTTGCGGCCACCGCGCGCGACGACGCGGCCACCGCCGCCTTCGAACCGCTGTGGTTGCCGTTCGACCACCCGCTGTGGATCGTCTATTCCAGCGGCACCACCGGCCTGCCCAAGCCCATCGTGCACGGGCATGGCGGTACCGTGCTGGTGGGCATCGCGCTCATGTGCCTGCACAACGACGTGGGCTGCAGCTACCAGGCCAACAGCTGGGGCGAGCGCTTCCACTGGTACAGCTCCACCGGCTGGGTGATGTGGAACGCGCAGACCAGCGGCCTGCTCAACGGCACCACCTGCGTGATCTACGACGGCAACCCAGGCGGCAGCAAGGACAAGCCCGACTGGACCACGCTCTGGCGCTTTGCCGCCGAGGAAGGCGTGAGCTTCTTCGGCGCGGGCGCAGCCTTCTTCGCCAACTGCCTAAAGTCCGGCGTGGATCTCGCGGCATGTGGCGACCTGTCCCCGGTGCGTGCATTGGGCACCACCGGGTCACCGCTATCGGAGGACGCGCAGCGGTGGGGCACGGAGCAGTTCCGACGCATCGCGCGGAACGCGGCGCAGCAAGACATCTGGTGGTGCAATATCAGCGGCGGTACCGACTTCGCCGGCGCCTTCATCGGCGGCAACCGCGAGCTGCCGCAGACGCCCGGGCGCATGCAATGCCGCCTGCTCGGCTGCGCGGTCGAGGCCTGGAACGAGCAGGGCCAACCGGTGATCGACGAGGTGGGCGAACTCGTGTGCGCGCAGCCGATCCCCTCGATGCCGTTGTACTTCGTGGGCGACACCGACCATCAACGCCTGATCGGCAGCTACTTCGATGCCTACCCGCCCGGCCAGGGCCGCAAACCGGGCGGCGGTGACCTGGGCGAAGAGGCCGGTGCCGTCTGGCGCCACGGCGACTGGCTGCGCATCCACGCCGACGGTTCGTGCGTGATCTACGGCCGCTCCGACGCCACCATCAACCGCCACGGCCTGCGCATGGGCACGAGCGAGCTCTACAGCGCGGTCGAGGCCCTGCCCGAGGTGCTGGACTCGATGGTGGTCGACCTCGAATACCTCGGGCGCGAGAGCTACATGCCGCTCTTCGTGGTGCTGCGCGATGGGGTTGCGCTCGATGACGCGATGCAGCAGCGCATCCACGACCGCATCAAGACCGCGCTGTCCCCGCGCTTCGTGCCCAATGCCATCTTCCAGGTGCCGGAGATCCCGCGCACGCTCTCGGGCAAGAAGCAGGAACTGCCGATCAAGAAGCTGCTGCTGGGCCAGCCGCTGGAGAAGGTGATCAACCGCGAGGCGATGGCCAATCCGGGTTCCCTGGACTGGTACCTGCGGTTCGCGGCTGAGCGCGCTGCGACGGTCAAGCCCGTCGGCTGA
- a CDS encoding DMT family transporter codes for MTPTPQRKTHLDALAITLLVACCAFWGFQQILIKSTVAEVPPMWQASIRMVGATLLLWAWCAARGIPLFERDGTLRAGVLAGLLFAGEFCGIYLGLMHTSASRLTVFLYTSPFVVAILLPRVVPSERLRRIQWIGLVVAFLAVAIAFSEGFLHSSPVTGQWRGDLLGLAAGVFWGLTTLTIRATTLSTASAEKTLFYQLAVTAVVAPVLSLAMGESWRFDYSAMAWGSVALQTVIGAFASYLTWMWMLRHYPATQMSSFTFLTPVFALVFGVVLLSEPLTPQLVVALVGVAVGMVLVSRRA; via the coding sequence ATGACGCCCACACCCCAGCGCAAAACACACCTCGACGCCCTGGCCATCACCTTGCTCGTGGCGTGCTGCGCCTTCTGGGGGTTTCAGCAGATCCTTATCAAGAGCACGGTGGCCGAGGTGCCGCCGATGTGGCAGGCCTCGATCCGCATGGTGGGCGCGACGCTGCTGCTCTGGGCCTGGTGCGCCGCCCGTGGCATACCGCTGTTCGAGCGTGACGGCACGCTGCGCGCCGGCGTCTTGGCGGGCTTGTTGTTCGCGGGCGAGTTCTGCGGCATCTACCTGGGCCTGATGCACACCAGCGCCTCGCGCCTGACGGTGTTCCTGTACACCAGCCCTTTCGTGGTGGCCATCCTGTTGCCCCGCGTCGTGCCGAGCGAGCGGCTGCGGCGCATCCAGTGGATCGGTCTGGTGGTGGCGTTCCTGGCCGTGGCCATTGCCTTCAGCGAAGGCTTTCTGCACAGCTCCCCGGTGACGGGGCAATGGCGGGGCGACCTGCTGGGGTTGGCCGCGGGCGTGTTCTGGGGCCTGACCACGCTGACCATCCGCGCGACCACGCTCAGCACGGCCAGTGCCGAGAAGACCTTGTTCTACCAACTCGCCGTCACCGCGGTGGTCGCGCCGGTGCTCTCGCTGGCGATGGGCGAGAGCTGGCGTTTCGACTACTCCGCCATGGCCTGGGGTTCCGTCGCGCTGCAAACGGTGATCGGCGCGTTCGCCAGTTACCTCACCTGGATGTGGATGCTGCGCCACTACCCCGCCACGCAGATGTCGAGTTTCACGTTCCTCACCCCCGTGTTCGCGCTGGTGTTCGGCGTGGTGCTGTTGAGCGAACCGCTCACGCCCCAACTGGTGGTGGCGCTGGTGGGCGTGGCGGTGGGTATGGTGTTGGTCAGCCGACGGGCTTGA